A single genomic interval of Isachenkonia alkalipeptolytica harbors:
- a CDS encoding (2Fe-2S)-binding protein: MKTITMKINGISRNVEIDENDRLLDVIREGFHLTGTKEGCGEGECGVCSVLLDGKLVNSCMIMAFQAEDREVITIEGVGQEGELDPIQQAFIDTGAVQCGFCTPGMILSAKALLLKNPNPTNQEIRRGISGNLCRCTGYEKIVEAVALAAKRISEK, translated from the coding sequence ATGAAAACCATAACTATGAAAATCAACGGGATTTCAAGAAACGTGGAGATCGATGAAAATGACCGTCTGCTGGATGTGATTCGTGAGGGATTTCATCTGACGGGCACCAAGGAAGGCTGTGGAGAAGGGGAATGCGGCGTATGCAGCGTACTGCTGGACGGAAAACTGGTAAATTCCTGTATGATCATGGCCTTTCAAGCGGAGGATCGGGAAGTGATCACCATTGAAGGTGTGGGACAAGAGGGGGAACTGGACCCGATTCAACAGGCCTTTATCGATACCGGTGCCGTGCAATGCGGCTTTTGTACCCCGGGAATGATCCTTTCCGCCAAGGCATTGTTGTTGAAAAACCCCAACCCCACCAATCAGGAAATTCGACGGGGAATTTCCGGTAATCTTTGCCGGTGCACGGGATATGAAAAAATTGTAGAGGCGGTGGCCCTGGCGGCCAAGAGAATCAGTGAAAAATAA